ATTCCATAATTTTGCTCGCTACAGCTGGTCCAAATGCCATACCGAAGAAGTTAATTAAATTGTATAAACCAAGACCGACTCCAACTTTAGCTACATGTAATGTTTTCGGTATAAATGTGTTCAATGATACTTGAATGGCAGAATAACTCATAAACGTTAAAATAATCGCTACTAAAATAACTATTAAGTTCCCATTCGGAATAAGCCCTAAAATTAAAAAGCCAACAATCATAAGGACAGACGCTACATAAATCATGTTCACATTTCCAAACGAAGGGACAATCTTCCCGGTAATAAAACTAGATACAATACCAAAGAGTGATGCAACAAACAATGCAATTCCGATAACGAATGGAGACAATCCATGCTCTCTTCCTAACAGCAATGGCAATAATAATAAACTAGCACATAACGCCACATTAATTATAAATCCGACTGTTATTAAACGAAGAAATGCTTTGTTCGAAAATAACTCAATATCGATAAATGGATGCTCCGCTTTCTTCATACGAACCGTGAATAAAAATAAGGAAATTATCGATAACACAAATAGCCAACTATTCATATTAACACCTAACAAAACAGTCGTAATAAATACAAATAGTAACGCCGCTCCAATGTAATCAAAATGAAACGCTTCATCCGTATGACGCGCTTCTTCTGGCATAAATTTTATAAGCAAGAAAATCCCCAATACTGAAATAACCATAAATAAAAATAAATATGGCCACCCTAGTGTATTTGTAATAGCCCCACCAACTAAAGGACCAATACCAACCGCTAATGCAATAGAAGAACTAATCATCGCTAAAGCACCAGGCTTCTTAGCAGGAGCGACTAATTTTGCTACCGCAATCATACTAAGCGCAATAAACGCCGCGCCCCCACTCGCCTGCACTAATCTTGCAAAAATGACAATCGCATAAGATTGATTTACAAATCCAATAATGGACCCAGCTACAAATATGATAATTGAAATAATCAATAGTTTTTTTACACTATAACGATCAGCAAGCTTCCCATATATTATCGAACCAACACCGACAAATAAGGAATAACCTACTACAACCCAACTTACTTTCGATTGACTAATGGATAAATCATAAGCCATATCCTCTAACGCAACATTAAATAAAACCGCATTCATCGGTCCTAATAAAACGATAAAACATAATGTGAAAACAAACCATTTTGAATGGTTACTTATATCTTTTCCCATGTGTAACACCTCTCCTGATTATAGTAACTGTAAATAAAAATGAAAAATAAAGTTATTCAGCGCCTCTATCGCTACTAAACAACTTCATCAAATGTATATATTTATCGCGCGACAAACTGGATCCGAAACGCAACATGTATGTTGTTCGATATTCATGGAACTATCATAGTTTCAGCATTACAGTTTGTCAACGAAAAATATACAAAGTAAACTAATTTAGTGTTTTTAGTTTACTTTGTTCAAAAATTGTTATACACTAATTTCGAATCCGATATAAAGAGGGCTGACATGGTTATTCAAATTTGCAATTTCTAACTTAATAAAATAATAAATTTTTATATAGAAGAAACATTACAGGAGGATTATGATGAAGAAAAAAATGTTAGTTGTATTAACGAGCGTAGAAAAATATCCAAATTTAAATCGAGCTACTGGTCTTTGGCTTGGTGAAGCTGTCCATTTCGTTAAAAAAGTTGAAGAAGCTGGTTACGAAGTAGATTATGTTAGCCCACAAGGTGGTTATACACCGATTGACCCGCATAGTTTAGCAATGGCGGAGAGCATCGATTGGGAATGGTATCAAAAGAAAGAATTTATGAATCGTCTCGGTTCTACAATGAAACCGAGTGAGGTGAATCCAGAAGACTATGCTGTTATTTATTACGCAGGTGGTCACGGTGTGATTTGGGACTTCCCAGAAAATAAAGAACTTCAAATGATTAGCCGTAACATTTATGAAAATGGAGGAATCGTTTCCTCTGTTTGTCACGGAGCTGCTGGTTTATTTCACATTACATTAAGTAATGGGGAACGTTTAATTAGCGGTAAAAAAGTAACAGGATTTTCAAATGAAGAAGAAAAACTAGCTGAATTAGATCAATTTGTTCCATTTTTAACAGAAGATGAACTCATTAAAAATGGAGGACTTTACGAAAAAGCTGCAGAGCCTTGGGAAGCTTTCGCTGTAGAAGATAATCGTGTTATCACTGGTCAAAACCCAGCTTCAGGTGGTGCAGTAGCTGAATTAGTATTGCAATACGTAAAAAATAACATGTAATAAAAAAGCAGGTTTTCCATTACTATAGGAAAACCTGCTTTTTTACGAAATCATTTGCAAAATAGCAATAACTTCTTTTTCAATTTCCGAATCATCAATTGCTTCTATATACTCTGGTTTAAAAAGTTGATACTTCTTTAGTTGATAAAAATCAAGTATCGCTTTCTTTAACGTAATATCGTACTGAATACAAAAAGAATGATCTATAATACGTCTTAACATCACGTCATCTTGCACCATAAATAATTGTGCGTTCATTTTATTAAAGTAACCTTGTTCCATACCAGCTTCAAAAAACATTTGCAAATTATGATTACGATTTTGTTGCGCAGCGACTAACTGATCAGATAAGTGCGGATATGCCTCTTTCAAATCTTGTAAAAAGACATCTGAAATATACGTCACACATTTTAAAGAGTGAATAAACGTCTTTTGGAAACGTTCTGTAAAAGACATACTTTCATCTTGATTATCCGCATCTCCTTCAAGAAGGTAGTTCATAAAATCTTCTACCACAGCTTCAATAATCTCATCTTTTGAAGAAAAACGTTTATATAAAGTAGCTTTACTAATATCCATATACTTCGCAATTTCATCTATTTTCAATTGACTAAAACTCGTTTTTCTAATAACGGGCTTTATTTTATTAATATAAGTGTTTGCACATGCAACTTTTCTCATTAAAAGAGCCTCCCCTTTTGTCCATACAAGATAGTATAGCAAATTCACAATTAATTATAAATGAAGTCACTATACTCAATATATCTTTTTAGTTTAAGGGGTCATTTATACTATAGAAAAATGCCCGCTACCTTTATAAGTAACGAGCATTTTTTCTATACTTTATTTACAGCTCTCCTTATAGCTTTCCCTATTTCCATACTAGACTGCGGGTTTTGCCCTGTAATTAAACGCCCATCTGCTACAACATGCGGCGTGAAATTTGGAGCCACATAAAACAAAGCCCCTTCTTCTTTCAATTTACTTTCTAATAAAAACGGCACTCGCTTTTCTAAATGCACAGCTTTTTCCTCATCATTTGTATAACCTGTTATACGCTTACCGGCAACAAAAAACGAACCATCTTTATTTTTCACACCGACTAAAGAACTTACTCCGTGACAAACAGCCGCCACAATCCGGTTATTGTTGTACATATTTTCAATCAAATTTGCAACATACGGATTACCCGCAAAATCTACAATCGCCCCGTGCCCACCACCAAATAAAACCGCATCATAATCCGAAAAATGAACCGTTGAGATCGGATTCGTATTTTGCAACAAAGATGCAACATGCTTAAACTCACGAGGTATCCCGTTCGGAATAGACACTCTATCAATCGGTACTCTACCACCCTGTATCGACACAATATCAACATCGAACTTAGCTTTTTTAAACAAATTATAAGGAGCTGCGAGCTCTTCCAACCACAAACCAGTCGGGTGTCCATTCATATCATGAGCGCTTGTTGAAACTAACAATATCCTTTTCAACATATCCCCTCCTTACTACCTATTTATGTATGGAGTGTTCTTATCATTCATATAGCAAGCGAAAAAAACGATAACAATAAGCTGACCTTTTGTATAAAATTCAGCTTATTGTTATCGTTTGAATTCTTTCGTACGAAGATGTTCACAACTGTATAGCTTTTATCTCCAACGCCACGCAATTGTTGTATCCTCCATATGAATAGCAGGTATATCAATCCTTAAATACCGCTGATCATCCTCATCAAAAATAGACCAATTTTCTTCATGTAAAAATTCAGGGTCTATGCTTTCAAAATCAAATGCACTATCTTCGTCTACCATCTCACGAAAATATTTTTGGAACGTTTTACTATTCTCGTATAGACGAATTGTTCCATACATCCATGGCATATCTCCAAAAACATCTTTAATTTCACCTATCTCCATATCCTTAAAATACAACTTCATATTTGCACCTTCTTATCCATGAATGACAAGGATACCTCATCATATTTTAAAATAGTTATTTTTAACATTTCTTTCTTAAACATATCTTCCCCCTCACAGTCTGAGATACCTTTTTTAAGTTCAAAATATAAACAAAAAAAATAGCCGACTTTTATATAAAAGTCGGCTGCTTTCTTATAGTTCGAGCTCTCCCATGCGAAGAAGCTCAACAACTGCTTGTGAACGTCCTTTAACCCCTAGCTTTTGCATTGCGTTTGAGATGTGGTTGCGAACTGTCTTTTCACTTATAAAAAGTTCACCTGCAATTTCCTTCGTTGTTTTATCTTGAACCAGCAATTCAAATACTTCTCTCTCTCTCTTTGTGAGTAAAGGTTTAGATTGATACGCTTTTTCCTTCAACTGGTATAACCCTCCTTGCTTAAGCCAGAGCTGTGTATGTGTAAGTTGGGTGTTTATTTAGTCAAGATATTGTATGAACGAAATGTGCAGGTGGTGAATGAAAATGGGCTTTATTTCACATGTTATTTTAGACTTTTATACAGTGCGTACACTCTTTTTATCCACTTACTTTCCAACGCGCCATATTTGTTCTAGCAATATACTTACAACCGTACCTACAAATAAACCATTACCGAATATATATTGCATAACAGACGGCAAGGATTGGAGTGCTCCAGACGGTAAAAACATAACGCCGCTGCCAAATAATACTGCAACGCCTAAAATCGTTACATTCCTTTCACTCATCGGCACTTGTTTTATATTATTAAATCCAATTCCAATTAACTGTACGAACGAAGCCATTAAAACAGCCGATGCGACAGCTGATGGTAAAGATGCTAAGTAACGAATAATACTTGGAAAAAGAGACATTACGACTAGTAACGCACATGCCATTAAGAACGATCGTATATACTTTTGTTTTGTTAAACGTATAAATCCTGCCGTTGCTGGTAACGGAACGACACCTACAGTTGAAAATACAGAAGAGATGATATGTGAAATCCCCCCAACCCATGTTCCATCTTTCAACTGTTTTTGTTCAATAGCCGCTTTATGAATAGTTGCTTGATTAATTGCTATAATAGCTGCCACCGTATTCGAAACTAAAATACATACCATAACGAAACTTGATACAGCCATACCTGTATTCCATTTTGGAAGTCCCCAAGCAAATATATGTGGAAGTTGCACAAAATGAGTTACTTGAGATGGGATTGTCACTTTTCCTGCAATAAGAAAAATAATCCACCCACTAATTAATCCTATTAAAACTGCATAACTTTTGACAAAGCCTTTTCCAAAATTAGATAGTATAATAACGAACAGAAATATACTAAACGCGATCATTGCTGTAAATCCGTCGATTTGAGAAATAGTAGCTGTAATTCCTAACATTCCTTTTAAAAATACACCACTTAATTGTAAACATAATAAAAGTAAAAACGTCCCTGTCACAAGCGGCGTAAATAAAAATAAAATACGTCCTATAAAACCAGTTACTCCTAATCCTATTAAAATAACACCGGAGATTATCATTCCTAATTCTAAAATTTGCAGTGTACTATGTAATTGATCCTGTCCGGCCGTTGCATAAGCAAGTACGGTAAATACACCAACCCAAGATCCAGCCGGCCCATCCGCAATTGGCAGTCTATGCCCAAGCCACCCTTGTAAAAAAGAAGATATACCAACTACAAAAAACGTACGCTGCATTAAATAAAATATTTCTTCCGTCGTAAGATGAAATAATCCGCCAACGACAATTGGTAGTGCGATTGAATTTGCTAATAAAAATATAAACCATTGCAAAGTTCCCATAATATGATTTTGATTATGTTGATTGTCCAATTTTTTCATCCCTTCTAGCTTTCCTATAAAAATATATTGTAAGAATAAAAAAGAAGAGTTCTATACTCACCATTAGAACCCTCCTCAAAATATTTAAACGATTCTTCTACACAAGATTATTTAATTCCACCTCATTTAAACTTCCAACAACAATATTTCCTTTATACACGACTAAACGTTTTTCTGTTTGACGCGCTACTGCTTCAGCAGCGCATGTCGCATTCGTCAAAACAAAGCTCGCTTCATCCCCTACATTCGGCCATACTCGCTTTCCTTCATTATTTAACGTTTCTTTTCCTCCTGTAATAAAGCGGAGTGCTTTTCCTAAAGACCCTTCGTCACTCCACCCAAAACGCTCTGCTAATCGATTCGCCTTTTGAAGCATATCACCTGTTCCAAACGGTGACCAGTGATCTGTAATGCTATCATTTCCTAATGAAACCTTAACACCTTTTTTATCTAATAACGGAATTGGGATTACTTGTTTACCAATTGGCACTGTTGAAGTAATATCAATATTTACATTTGCGAGTCTTTCTGCCACTTCCTCAGCCTCTTTATCAGTAACACCACCAAGTCCAATTGCATGACTAATCGTTACACGGCCTTGCCATCCTGCTTCTTCTGTTAAACTTGCCAATCTCTTCATCGTAAACGTTCCAAGATTATTCGCATCGTGCAAATGAATATCAACATCCGCATTAAATTCTACTGCGATATCCATAATTGTATGTAATGACTTTTCAATGTCATTATCCACTGTAGCTGGATCTACCCCTCCAACTAGATGAGCACCCATACGCATCGCATCTTTCACGAGTTGCACAGAATCACTGCGCAATAATCCATGTTGCGGAAACGCAACAATTCTACTAGACACTCGATTTTTATATGTTTCTAATGCCGCTAACGTCGCCTCCAAATTACCAAGCCCAATAATCGGATCGACATTACAATGCGTTCTAATATTCGTTGCACCATTTTGCAGTAGTAACTCTAGCATATTTTCCGCTCTATTTTGGGCAGTCGCTAATTGCTTTGGTAAAATTTTTTCTTCTTCATTAAAACGTGTAAAAATACTTTCTGCTGGCATACAAGCTTTCCATGGGCCACTATAATATGTTTTATCAATGTGAATGTGCATCTCTTTGAAAGCTGGCAACATTAATAAGTGCTTAGCATCAAAAGTTACTATATCTTCCTCTTGAATAATCCCTTTTATAATTTTTTTAATTCGACCATCTTCAATAAGTAAACTGCATAATTCTGTTTCTGTTTGTGAAATTCTCTCTTCTTCATATGTATATCCTGATTCAAGCATTACGTTATTCAACCAATATACTGTCATCTCTATTTCCCCACCCTTTATTAAAAATCAACTCATAACTACAAGTTTAATATCCACTGAAAATTAAGACAATTAATACGATCGCTTCTCACAAAAAAATGTAATACAACCCCATAGTCTTCTCATAAATTTCCATATAGAATAAAAGTATGCAGTTTGATATAAAAAGGAGTTGATTGGAATATGTCAAAAAAGTTATGTAAATCCGAAACTGATAAAATGCTATTTGGTATATGTGGTGGTTTAGGAGAATATTTTGATATTAGCTCTACTCTTATTCGTATCATTTGGATTATTGCTGTTTTATGTTTTGGGACAGGATTTTTAGTTTATTTCATTTGTTTATTACTTATGCCACGTTCGTACTAACGGCATCATTTCACATACTTAAGAAGAGCAAATCACCTATAGAATCCTATAGGTGATTTTTTCATGAAGAATATTTCATCGTTAAATGTAATACTGCCACTTCTTCTTCTTCATTTTTATAAATATGCTTCTTATTCGCTTCAAATTGAATGGAATCAAACTCATTTAATTCGTATACATCATTCTCCACTTGAATAGACACTTTCCCTTTCATTACCGTTACAAGCTCAATCGCACCTTCATGATGAGCTTCTGGTTCATATATACTATTTGATCGTAAACAAGCACGGTGCATTTCCATCCCTGTTTCTTTCGTATAACGGAACATCGTTTCTAAATGCCACGCTTGTCCTTCATCTACTGCAAATCCTTCTCCACATCGCGCAACAGCTACAGGTTCTCCAACAACCATTAATCTGGATAAAGGAATTGAT
This genomic interval from Bacillus thuringiensis contains the following:
- a CDS encoding type 1 glutamine amidotransferase domain-containing protein: MLKRILLVSTSAHDMNGHPTGLWLEELAAPYNLFKKAKFDVDIVSIQGGRVPIDRVSIPNGIPREFKHVASLLQNTNPISTVHFSDYDAVLFGGGHGAIVDFAGNPYVANLIENMYNNNRIVAAVCHGVSSLVGVKNKDGSFFVAGKRITGYTNDEEKAVHLEKRVPFLLESKLKEEGALFYVAPNFTPHVVADGRLITGQNPQSSMEIGKAIRRAVNKV
- a CDS encoding helix-turn-helix domain-containing protein — translated: MKENEDMQTKEVIQQVGQLLRQIRNEQKLSLEELAHKTGVSKLTLGKIERGETNPTLAVIWKITKGLSIPLSRLMVVGEPVAVARCGEGFAVDEGQAWHLETMFRYTKETGMEMHRACLRSNSIYEPEAHHEGAIELVTVMKGKVSIQVENDVYELNEFDSIQFEANKKHIYKNEEEEVAVLHLTMKYSS
- a CDS encoding PspC domain-containing protein; amino-acid sequence: MSKKLCKSETDKMLFGICGGLGEYFDISSTLIRIIWIIAVLCFGTGFLVYFICLLLMPRSY
- a CDS encoding amidohydrolase family protein; protein product: MTVYWLNNVMLESGYTYEEERISQTETELCSLLIEDGRIKKIIKGIIQEEDIVTFDAKHLLMLPAFKEMHIHIDKTYYSGPWKACMPAESIFTRFNEEEKILPKQLATAQNRAENMLELLLQNGATNIRTHCNVDPIIGLGNLEATLAALETYKNRVSSRIVAFPQHGLLRSDSVQLVKDAMRMGAHLVGGVDPATVDNDIEKSLHTIMDIAVEFNADVDIHLHDANNLGTFTMKRLASLTEEAGWQGRVTISHAIGLGGVTDKEAEEVAERLANVNIDITSTVPIGKQVIPIPLLDKKGVKVSLGNDSITDHWSPFGTGDMLQKANRLAERFGWSDEGSLGKALRFITGGKETLNNEGKRVWPNVGDEASFVLTNATCAAEAVARQTEKRLVVYKGNIVVGSLNEVELNNLV
- the gerE gene encoding spore germination transcription factor GerE codes for the protein MKEKAYQSKPLLTKREREVFELLVQDKTTKEIAGELFISEKTVRNHISNAMQKLGVKGRSQAVVELLRMGELEL
- a CDS encoding TetR/AcrR family transcriptional regulator, producing the protein MRKVACANTYINKIKPVIRKTSFSQLKIDEIAKYMDISKATLYKRFSSKDEIIEAVVEDFMNYLLEGDADNQDESMSFTERFQKTFIHSLKCVTYISDVFLQDLKEAYPHLSDQLVAAQQNRNHNLQMFFEAGMEQGYFNKMNAQLFMVQDDVMLRRIIDHSFCIQYDITLKKAILDFYQLKKYQLFKPEYIEAIDDSEIEKEVIAILQMIS
- a CDS encoding purine/pyrimidine permease, with protein sequence MKKLDNQHNQNHIMGTLQWFIFLLANSIALPIVVGGLFHLTTEEIFYLMQRTFFVVGISSFLQGWLGHRLPIADGPAGSWVGVFTVLAYATAGQDQLHSTLQILELGMIISGVILIGLGVTGFIGRILFLFTPLVTGTFLLLLCLQLSGVFLKGMLGITATISQIDGFTAMIAFSIFLFVIILSNFGKGFVKSYAVLIGLISGWIIFLIAGKVTIPSQVTHFVQLPHIFAWGLPKWNTGMAVSSFVMVCILVSNTVAAIIAINQATIHKAAIEQKQLKDGTWVGGISHIISSVFSTVGVVPLPATAGFIRLTKQKYIRSFLMACALLVVMSLFPSIIRYLASLPSAVASAVLMASFVQLIGIGFNNIKQVPMSERNVTILGVAVLFGSGVMFLPSGALQSLPSVMQYIFGNGLFVGTVVSILLEQIWRVGK
- a CDS encoding MFS transporter; the encoded protein is MGKDISNHSKWFVFTLCFIVLLGPMNAVLFNVALEDMAYDLSISQSKVSWVVVGYSLFVGVGSIIYGKLADRYSVKKLLIISIIIFVAGSIIGFVNQSYAIVIFARLVQASGGAAFIALSMIAVAKLVAPAKKPGALAMISSSIALAVGIGPLVGGAITNTLGWPYLFLFMVISVLGIFLLIKFMPEEARHTDEAFHFDYIGAALLFVFITTVLLGVNMNSWLFVLSIISLFLFTVRMKKAEHPFIDIELFSNKAFLRLITVGFIINVALCASLLLLPLLLGREHGLSPFVIGIALFVASLFGIVSSFITGKIVPSFGNVNMIYVASVLMIVGFLILGLIPNGNLIVILVAIILTFMSYSAIQVSLNTFIPKTLHVAKVGVGLGLYNLINFFGMAFGPAVASKIMESTNSYRFNFMLIVILIAAHFFLLMGMSSFQKKMEQ
- a CDS encoding type 1 glutamine amidotransferase domain-containing protein; this encodes MKKKMLVVLTSVEKYPNLNRATGLWLGEAVHFVKKVEEAGYEVDYVSPQGGYTPIDPHSLAMAESIDWEWYQKKEFMNRLGSTMKPSEVNPEDYAVIYYAGGHGVIWDFPENKELQMISRNIYENGGIVSSVCHGAAGLFHITLSNGERLISGKKVTGFSNEEEKLAELDQFVPFLTEDELIKNGGLYEKAAEPWEAFAVEDNRVITGQNPASGGAVAELVLQYVKNNM